AAGCGCGCTAGAGACGCTGTGCGGGCAGGCTTACGGGGCGGGGCAGCTGGACATGCTGGGCATATACCTGCAGCGCTCCTGGGTCATCCTCAACACGACGGCAGTGGCGCTGTGCTTCTTGTACATCTTCGCGGCGAAGCTCCTGCGGCTGATAGGGCAGACGGAGGCGATCTCGGATGAGGCCGGGATGTTCGCGGTCTGGATGATCCCGCAGCTGTTCATGTACGCGATGAACTTTCCAATCGCCAAGTTCCTGCAGGCGCAGAGCAAGATTATGGTGATGGCGGTCATCGCCGGGGTGGTGCTGGTGCTCCACATCGTGTTCAGTTGGCTGCTGATGCTGAAGCTCGGGTGGGGGCTCGTTGGGGCCGCCGTCGTGCTCGACGCCTCGTGGGTGGTCATCGTGGCAGCCCTGCTCGCCTACATATTCAGCGGCACGTGCGGGAGGGCGTGGACGGGGTTCTCCTGGAAGGCATTCGAGAACCTGTGGGGGTTCGTGAGGCTGTCCCTCGCTTCGGCCGTCATGCTCTGGTAACATGTTTCGCTTAACATCTTAACGATCTCTGTCGCTGCGAACTCGTCTTTTAACATCCCTAGCATTAGAGTCGCGGTTGCTAGCTAGAGAACAAGCCTCAGATGCGTTTAGGGCCAGCTCGAATTCTGCAAACAAGACTTGTCAAAACAGTGAAGTCTAATGGTTAGCATTAGGGTCGCGGTTGCCCGCCTTCCTCGGTGTTTCATAGAACAGTGAAGATTAATGGTTAGCGAAAAACACGACTTGTCAAAAACGCTGTCTTCTCCTCCTTCTACCGCTACCGGTCTTGAACATTGACAAGTGGGGGAAGCTTTCACGGTGTGGACTATTCTGCTCTCCACCTAGAGACGAGCCGgccatttttaaaattcgacGGGGTCAATCCCCGATTTTTAAACCACGCTGGCCATTCATTATTGGAATCTCGCGGACGATGGAGATACAGATGATCTGCCGTGTTCCGTGTTCATCTCTTATATAAAAAGATGCTTTTACCTTAAAGTAAtcggaaaaaatattttatataaaatgaaGAGGATCGgcagagagtttttttttttttttttttggtcggtaaccGGCAGAGAGTTCACCTCGACCTTTAATTACGTATGTCTTAATCATATAATGAAATTGAGTGGAGTTAATGCAGCATTTATGAGACGTAACCTTTGAAATTGAAATCTCTACAATTGAATTTCAcgtgcctttttcttttcttttctttctttatcttcttgTCGTGGCAGCTTGGAGGTTTGGTATTTCATGGCGCTCATTCTCTTCGCGGGTTACTTAAAGAATGCGGAGGTTTCGGTGGACGCCTTGTCTATCTGGTATAGTTCTTCCCCCATCATTATCTAAACCTTCTTTCTTCGGGGTTATCAATTCATTCTTGAGAAGCAAAATGGCCAGATCAGTTGAGAAATGCAATAAATGAGAATAATTGGAGTGGGGACATGTCTATTTAATTTGGAACCACTCTCTATACGGCCTTTAAAATTAGCCTGCTTTTTCTTTggcagcatttttttttttttttcttttcgaggagaagaaaaaaagcggCTTTCGATATCACTGACGATTCCAAAGTGAGAAAACCGGGTTACAACCTGTGTAGCTTCCTGCAAGAACCGTAATTGACTAACGATGGGAATACATGGCCGCCATTACCAAACCTAGGAGAATAATCTCCAAACCTAGAATGGCGGTGACTGTTCTGTTCACTCCAGCTCTTCTCGATAAGGACAATCGTTATCCATATGTCCCACGCTTTGCTTCTAGAACTGGGTTTACTAGGAATGGTTCTGTAGTGATGAATCAAGGCTAAAGTTCGACGAGGTTTCCCATTGAAGATGCAAAGTTTAAGAACTTCTTTAGATGCGTTTGAGGTTTCAAGCGTTTTCACCTGATTTTCCCTCGTGAGTTTAGTTATCTTTTACAGTAGAGATTGGCTGAATTAGCACGcgtatacacacacacacacacatatatatataagaccAGATACCAAGTGATGTAATCTTGAAGTGCCCACCTACCAgtttgaaagagagaaagagagattgaatcACCGTGAAATGTGAGAATATGGCATTCGCTTGATTTGCACCGATATCCTATTTGGCTTCTGTGACATCACGAGTTGAGAAGCACGATAAGGTTTCATCTGCTGAAAAGTCGCAACTTATTTCTAGAATGTGCACAGTTCTCTTTACCTGTAGGTTCAATTGATAGGCAAGGTTCGATCGTCATTAGTCATTCGTCAATTTTCTCTAACGTTTTCGTAGAGCACCAAACATCCTATCATTGTTCAGATGAAATATCTTActctcatctttcttctttgtcatGTACTCTTTGTCTTCTTCTATTTCTGGTTCAATTAAAGGAGAACGGTAaagctgcatttttttttttttaagacggGGATTGTTATGAGTTGCGTATATAGGACCCACAAACATGATACAGATGTTTCTATTTGGTAACTGTAGTACACATTTTTAGGTTGTTTACACTTGGTAACAGGGTTAAAATGTAATTGGATAAGAGTAATGTGATTGAGGGCGCAGTTCGATTCTTGGTTCTGATGTTTGATTTGAGGCGTTGTATCTGATGTTGCAGCATGAACATACTGGGGTGGACACTCATGGAGGCTCTTGGAATGAATGCAGCCATAAGGTTGGTACTGGAATCGTAGGCCCTCGGAAAAATCTCTCTCTGCATCTGAAATGGTTCCCTGGTCATGCAGTGTGAGGGTGTCAAATGAACTCGGAGCAGCTCATCCAAGAACGGCAAAATTCTCGCTCATAGTGGCAGTGATCTCCTCGTTCATGGTTGGTCTAGTCTTGTCGGCGATCTTGCTTGCCACTCAAGACGTATATCCATCCTTATTCTCCAGCGACTCATCCGTCCAGGCTTTGGTCAAGGAGCTCACGCCAGTGCTGGCTTTGTGCATAGTCATCAATAACGTCCAACCAGTGCTCTCGGGTAGATTTTCCagtctttctctcctctttttagCTATCTCTTTGCCAACTACACAATCTACTCTTCTTAACAGGCGTGGCCATCGGAGCTGGATGGCAAGCCACAGTTGCATATGTGAACATTGCCTGCTATTATCTTTTTGGAGTTCCCATGGGTCTGATCTTTGGTTATAAACTAAACTGGGGTGTCAAGGTAAGTTTCCTTTCGTGCTCAATCATCTTGGAAGTAACAGTTCGACTCTTTGCAGTAATTTTACCGCTGATTTGATAAACTAAAAGCAATGCCAGATAgtcaaagctgatcactcattGATATGCAGGGGATCTGGTGCGGAATGTTGATGGGTACAGTAGTGCAAACATGTGTGCTCATCTTCATGGTTTATAGGACGAACTGGAACGAAGAGGTAAAACGGCTTCCTTATGCCTCTGTATGTTCAGCGATATGAATGCTTCAGGAATAGGTCGAAGCTAATCGCTGTCTCTGCGCTTTCAGGCTTCTATTGctgaagaaagaataaaaaggtgGGGAGGTCCTTCTGAAGACCAGCGACTTGCAGCAGCGAATGACTTAGAGAAATGAAACAggagtgccaaaaaagtcctaaacctttttacggtttgccaattcagtcctttccagccaattttggccggattttggtgACTAGACGGTAGTTGGCTAATGTGGCCTGATCGGCGCTGACGTTGAccacttttaataatattttaatacttttgaatttatttattttttcttctcctcttcttcctccagccggtcacTAGACCTCGGCGACCCTTgaccttgccggccacctcgccagtggccgcgagggcggcctcgccctcCTAGCGTGAGGCCGCCCTCAAGGCCTaggcggcgagggcgagccccgctaGCTTGGCGCGAGGAGGTGGCCAGATTCGGTCCTCGAGGTCTTATGGAACCGAGGCCTATTGTCGTCCTCCTCCAACACATCGACGCCCAGCGGCATGGAGGTGAGCTTTGCGGCACATGCCGAGAGCGCCTTCTCGACGATTTTCAGGCTCAGGTCTTCATTCGCTTCCTCGTTGTTGTCGTTGTCGCTGCTACCGCTGAGTGGCACCACGAACTTTGGCTCATGCTCCGCGTCGTCTCCTTCGTCGAGCTTCACCCCAGTCGCTTCACTCTCCTCCCCATGCTCCTCACACCGAGCTGGTGGGGGTCTCCTTCACCTAcaatgggtgaggctcgaccctcactagatttggcgagggcgagcctcgctgccCAAGCCTTGAGGGTGGCCTCGCGTCGGGCGAGTGAGGCTCGCTctcgccagatctggtgagggtcgagcctcgctgttgacacctattttaaaatttaatttattttttagaaaataataatatagcatttggttgtagagggaaattttgaaaaaaaaattgaattcaaaataattcaacggccggattttggagccatttctttgttgaagaggttgagtgaatatcgccggatcttcaacaatttcaagtttttcttctataaaagagaagccgaggcttcggtttgtgggggcttctcttcatctttcggggaaggaaaaagaaaacacaaaaaaggaaaagtcaagagaagCTTTAAACTTGcgcagagagaaagagaagagaaagggagaaaagttaaaaaaagggcaaaaaaaggagaaaagtgaaaaatagagcagaagggaaagaaggtgattggacatttactgttcatcacccTCTTCCCTCTGCTGGTTCCGTCTCGGCCCTCCTCCCGCCGGCTCCGATTTTTACTCCTCTCCACCGCGACGACCGGCTCCGTTTCGCTTCAATCCGGCGACGCTTGAGTTCAACACCGAACCCGACGGAAAGCCCTCGATCCGGCGGCCCGTGTTGCACCGACGCGCCGCCGAACGGCACGACGACCCGAGCGACCACCACGCCGCGACCACCCAGTGCCGATCTGCCTCTGTACTGACGTTGTTGCTGCTCTAGCCGAGCCCGAGTCGAGCCATTCCACCCTCTGCCCGAGGAACTGCTCCTCCGTTGCAGCCCGACGACCGCGCCTCTACAACCCGCAGCCTAGCCAATTCCGAGCAGacccgccacctccgccgctgcTCCAGCATCACTCAACACCGGCGGACCTCCATCGCAGCAGCCCGCTCCCCGCGACGCCAGACCCGCACCCGACGCCGTCCGCCGCTCGTGTCCTCCCCTCGCTGTGAAGAAGAGCAAGATTACAGATGAATgctattgaagaagatgattcctTATTCTCTTACGTATTATGGTGTATTCACCTCAAAAATACAGAGCACCTTTTCAATGGAGTATTCTCCTCTCTATTCTCTCATAGACGGTTACAATGAATCAatgtttgaagaagaagtcGCTCTTTATCTATATACAACAGAAGCTTAATAAAAAAACCGAATGCTAGCTGTCAACGTAAAGACTTTAAACAGAAAAGAACTTATTTCACAAAGGCTAAGCTAACGAATTAACTcgcctctcttttccttctggaAATTGTTCACGTGATATCTTTTCTTCACCGACTTATCTTCACCGTCTTATGTAGATACACAGCTGGCCTTATTTGACAGCATTACTGGTTACACAATTGCGAATTCTACTTCTTCCAAGCTTCTCCAATGACAGCCATAGACTTGTCTTGATGCAGTCTAACTTCTCTGTTTCAAGCTTCCTCTACATTCCGAGCTTCAAAGAATGAATGTTCTTAAcatccccctcaaattgggaggGGATGAAAATCCCATGCCCAATTTGGTACGAAGATTAATATGAACAAAACGTGTCAaaggttttgtaaaaatatctgcaAGTTGAAGATGGCTAGGAACATAACTAATACGGAGAGATCCTGAGGAGACTTTCTCCCGAACAAAATGGAAGTCTACCTCTATATGTTTGGTTCGGGCATGAAGAATTGGATTGGCTGTAAGAGATATAGCAgacttattgtcacaaaataggAGAGTAGGAGACGAAGAGATATACCAATATCACGCAAAACAAAAGCAATCCAAGTAAGATCAGCTGAAGTAGATGCAAGAGCTCGGTATTCGGCTTCGTGGAAGAACGAGAAACAGTTGGTTGTTTCTTAGCTGACCAGGAAAGGAGATTTGATCCAAGATATGTACAGTAGCCAGTTGTGGATCGCCTGGTGTCAGCACACCCAGCCCAGTCAGCATCTGAGAAGCCATAGAGAGCTGTGGAGCTACgtgaatgaagaaaaagaccaaGATGAGTAGTGCCTTTGACATAGCGAAGTACTCTTTTTAATCGATGAAGATCCGCAATTGTTGGATGCTGCAATTTTTGGCACAAGGTATTTGTTGCATAAGCAAGATCGGGTCGAGTAATTGTTAAGTATTGAAGCCCTCCCACAAGGCTTCTATACTCAAGAGGGTTCGAGCAAAGTAGTATCATCTGTCATAGGAGTTACTCGAAGTGGAAGAGGAGTTGATACAGGCTTACAGCTGGTCATATGAGCTCTTGTTAATAGATCAATGGCATATTTGGTTTGACAGAGAAATAGATCATAAGGAGAGCGTTTGACTTCAATGCCGAGAAAGTAGTGAAGATGGCCCAAATCTTTCATGTGAAAGTGACGGCTCAGTAACTCAATCAAAGTGGTTAGTAACTGAGCTGAGCTTCCTGTCAGAactatgtcatcaacatatagtagTAGTAGAACTGTGTCTGAACCAGAGTGAAGCACGAAGAGAGACGGGTCAGCAGTACTACAGAAGAAACCATTCTCCAGGAGAAAGTTGCTAAATTTGTCAAACCATGCTCGTGGTGCTTGACGAAGGCCATATAGGGATTTCTTAAGTAAACATACACAATGAGATTGTTGAGGATCAACAAAACCAGGGGCTGCTCCATGTAAACTGTTTCATTCAATGTACCATGGAGAAAAGCATTTTTAACATCTAGCTGGTGTATAGTCCACTTCTTCATTATTGCAACGAAAGGACTATCCGAATAGTGGCATGCTTGATGACCTGGACTAAATGTTTCAGTAAAATCAACCCCAGCTTCTTGATGAAATCCCTTTGCAACTAAACGAGCTTTTAATCTTTCTAGACTGCCATTAGGtgttagtttagttttaaacacccaCTTACAGCCTATAACATGCATCTGCTTTGTTCTAGGAACTAAGAGCCATGTCTGATTCTCATACAAGGCATCCATTTCCTCCTTCATGGCTTGATACCATCCTTTATCAGCTAAGGCTGTTTTGACTGATTTTGGTTCCAAAGGTACTTTATAGTCAGCCAAATATGCATATTTGGGGTTAGGTTTGATGATACCAGACTTCAATCGAGTTTGCATATAATGGACAGGAGAAGTACCTGAAGAAGTGGCTGTTAAGTCTGGTTGAACTTGATTAAAGATAAGTTCTCCTGACTCGGCAATTTGAGATAGAGCATCTTGTTGCTCTGTAGCAATCGAGTCTGACTGTTGCTGAGGAGAAGTTGATATATGTGGAACACCCTCATATTGTGATATATGAGTGCGATCGATTATTCTGAAGGAGGTAGTTGAAATGCTGTTGTATGATTAGTGGAAGGGTTGTCCACCGAGGTTGtatttgtggaatcaagaagaTTAACCACATCTGCCCATTGATTATACAAAGTTGTGTACTGATCATAGTCAGATATTACCTTCCTTTTAAATGGAAAGAAGGTTTCATCAAAGACCACATGGCGACTAACATAAATTCGGCCATTAGTAGGTACAAGGCAACGATACCCCTTATGCCTTTCACTATAGCCCAGAAAAACACAAGTGAGAGATCTAGGGTCGAACTTGTGTTGAGCATAGGATCGAAGACACGGGTAACAAGCACACCCAAACACCTTGAGATGGTCATAGCTAGGCTGCTTATTAAAAAGTCTGGAATAAGGAGAAGCCATTTGTAATTTCGGTGTAGGAAGAATGTTGACAATATAGTTGGCTGTTATGAAGGAATCTACCCAGAATTTCAAAGGAACTCGAGAATGATACATCATGGCTAACCCCAACTCGACTATATGGCGATGTTTCCTCTCTGCAATTCCATTCTGTTCTGGTGTATGAGGGCAAGACAGACTCTGCTTTATGCCACAATTCTGTAAATGACTTTGAAACCTTTTACTAGTAaactctcctccaccatcacaatgaaacattttgatttgatgatcaaACTGTTTCTCGACTAGTTTCGAAACATGACAAAGATGTCATAAAAGTCGGACTTCACTTCATTGGATAGACCCAGTTTGTAGCGAGAAAAAGTATCTACAAATATGACATAATACTGAAAGTTACTGTGAAGATTTCACTTTGGTGAGGACCCCGAGATGTCACAATGTATCTTTTCTAATGGTATAGTAGATGTAGAGTCGATAATGGGAAAGGTAAGGCTGCACTTTTTGCAACTTGACAGCTGCTGCAAATGGATTCAGACTTTGTATTACGGAAATCAAGTCTTTATTCTGCAAATGCTTTACTATATTGAAGTTTGCGTGGGCCAATCTTTGATGCCACATCTCTGCTGTTATTGCTCTATGTCTTCGAGTAAAGTATCTTTGCTGTAGTTTGAGGATCCACACAAGTAAAGTCCTCTAAGTTTCCTTCCGAGCATCTCTGTCTTGTTGGTTTGGTTGTCCTTTATATAGACaccaattttatcaaaaataaaagaacgaGGGATAGTCATCATCGGTTTTGAAACAGAGAGGAGGTTCTTTTTGATTTCGGGCACAATCAAGACATCATTTAGGGGTAACGTGTTATTTTCTGTATTCAACGAGTATTACCGGTATAAGTAATAGGTAAACAAGAGCCATTACCTATCATAAGCTGTGTCATTTCCGATATATCGAGTAGAGTTGAGAAGAATACCGGGATCAGCACTAATATGTGCTGTTGCTCGTATCGGATACCACTCACTTCCTCTTGGATCCTCTAGATGAACTGCTGCCAAAGCGGTTGGAATTTCTTCAGCTGATATGAGTTATCGAAACGATACCGGCACCGAAGAGCATCGTGTCTGGTCTTTTACAAATCGACATTCTAACCGGATGCTTTCTGTTGGTTTCTCATTTTGTACATGTTTCGTGGCATCAAGACTTGAGTCGGATAGGATTTAGTGTCTTGATACCTTTGTGAATAACGGCATATGGACGAAACCCCGTCCCGGGACTAGAATAATCAATCCTCTGCTTGAATTGTTGATCAGTTCGTTCCTGATTCAAATTGTTTGGTCTGTAGTACTGATTTCTTCCTGAGTATCCATAACTCCGGCCTGCATTATTCATTGCACGGCTTCGACCAAAAAAGCGTCCTCCTCTGTTGCCACCTCTTTGACTTCCAAAACTTGAAGTCTGAAAACTGTATTCTCTTTCAGAATTTCCTTTCAGTTGTGTTTCAGAACTTCTTTGTCCCAAGTAAGCCCattagggttaaattgattCATCGAATATGTCTTTAATCTTGTTTCAAATCGTTCAAGCTGTGCTATCACTTCATCATAGTCTTTGGGGTTTCAAACGGTAGATAGTAGTTCTGAAATTCTCATACTCAGGCCCTAAACCCTCAAGAACACCAAACATTTTAGTTATCTCATCTATAGGTTTTCCAATTGCATTCAGCTGATCACAAATGGACTTATACTCCCTCAGATAAACAGAAAGCGCTCTATCTCGTTTTTGACATGCCCGTAACTTTCCTCTTAGTTCAAACTCTCGAGCTACCGATTTCGAGTAAAACGATTAAGAAGGGTCTGCCATACCTCATAAGAAGTTTCTAAACCAATAATCAAGCTCGAGAATATTCTCGAGATACAGCTCCACCGATCCAGGATGAAACTAACGATCGGTCCTTGTCCAATCTGTATAATCTGGATTTATGACTTCTGTTTCACAATCTTCGATTTCGGTGTTTAGGATTCGAGGAGGTGAAGATATTTCACCATTGATGAAACCGAAGAGTTCTTGACTTCGAAGGAACTGTGAAACGTGCTTGCCACAATAGGAAATTATCTTCAGCAAGTTTAATCGTGACAAAATTGGAGATGTTAACATGTATTGGAAATGGATACTTCGTGTCCTTCCCGCCATTGCTGCACTTTCGAGAGATTTTTGATGACAGAAATCGATTTTTGTGACTCAAAACAGGATTACTGTTGATCGAGATGATGATCTGTTCGTGATACCAGCAAGGTTCGGATCTTACCGAGGAAACGAAGAATCAAACGCAAGATTCTTGTGAGAACTTTCAGTAAATCAGTACACGAAGATGATCAACAGCTACTTTGATCTGCTGCGATCATTGAAATCCAGATGATCGATaactgctctgataccatgtgaaaaaGAGCAAGATTACAGATGAATgctattgaagaagatgattcctTATTCTCTTACGTATTATGGTGTATTCACCTCAAAAATACAGAGCACCTTTTCAATGGAGTATTCTCCTCTCTATTCTCTCATAGACGGTTACAATGAATCAatgtttgaagaagaagtcGCTCTTTATCTATATACAACAGAAGCTTAATAAAAAAACCGAATGCTAGCTGTCAACGTAA
The nucleotide sequence above comes from Eucalyptus grandis isolate ANBG69807.140 chromosome 2, ASM1654582v1, whole genome shotgun sequence. Encoded proteins:
- the LOC104433508 gene encoding protein DETOXIFICATION 29 isoform X2; translated protein: MGSALETLCGQAYGAGQLDMLGIYLQRSWVILNTTAVALCFLYIFAAKLLRLIGQTEAISDEAGMFAVWMIPQLFMYAMNFPIAKFLQAQSKIMVMAVIAGVVLVLHIVFSWLLMLKLGWGLVGAAVVLDASWVVIVAALLAYIFSGTCGRAWTGFSWKAFENLWGFVRLSLASAVMLCLEVWYFMALILFAGYLKNAEVSVDALSICMNILGWTLMEALGMNAAISVRVSNELGAAHPRTAKFSLIVAVISSFMVGLVLSAILLATQDVYPSLFSSDSSVQALVKELTPVLALCIVINNVQPVLSGVAIGAGWQATVAYVNIACYYLFGVPMGLIFGYKLNWGVKGIWCGMLMGTVVQTCVLIFMVYRTNWNEEASIAEERIKRWGGPSEDQRLAAANDLEK
- the LOC104433508 gene encoding protein DETOXIFICATION 29 isoform X1 translates to MENSKQPLLSPAEIADQADHDVGGSSSGGDHARDQQVIIANQPLSTTVNHAFIFTPRADDIPPIKGPRDFLREFAKESKKLWFLAGPAIFTSLCWYSLGAITQVFAGHVGTLDLAAVSVENSVIACFSTGVMLGMGSALETLCGQAYGAGQLDMLGIYLQRSWVILNTTAVALCFLYIFAAKLLRLIGQTEAISDEAGMFAVWMIPQLFMYAMNFPIAKFLQAQSKIMVMAVIAGVVLVLHIVFSWLLMLKLGWGLVGAAVVLDASWVVIVAALLAYIFSGTCGRAWTGFSWKAFENLWGFVRLSLASAVMLCLEVWYFMALILFAGYLKNAEVSVDALSICMNILGWTLMEALGMNAAISVRVSNELGAAHPRTAKFSLIVAVISSFMVGLVLSAILLATQDVYPSLFSSDSSVQALVKELTPVLALCIVINNVQPVLSGVAIGAGWQATVAYVNIACYYLFGVPMGLIFGYKLNWGVKGIWCGMLMGTVVQTCVLIFMVYRTNWNEEASIAEERIKRWGGPSEDQRLAAANDLEK